The Alkalinema sp. FACHB-956 genome has a window encoding:
- a CDS encoding HEAT repeat domain-containing protein produces the protein MATSNLRSLFWVMQLSAWCVMPITLMTAPPVWASERLVAEVQKLTNEAKRDKAVQKLQQAGSAAIEPLLEVIENRKAPLKNRLAAIEALSELGSDAELAVPALSEALSDRNAEIRSQAARSLGAIGPKAKAAVPELIVVLKDPNEGVRISAANALSRMGNAAKPAVPALIEALEDSSQGVKSNAIAALSGLGSDAKSAVPKLVEALADNDEGVRQSAITALGRLGADAKAAVPALSQALHDPDKDIRLSAITALGRIGGEAGGSVEELVKLLQGSDRELRSFAALSLGRMGEAAAPAIPDLMKVLADADKDVRLNAAAALGRIGSQSQAALPALTETLKDTNMGVRLSAANALSRIAGGLQDEATKLSREELMDAIEHLEKMLPVLEDPENGFSDEVVVAVKRSLTVLKSTKDSQLFERTLDWAKENPAIALVGLYIVATPAFWLLILLLRPLWLLKLNDLLKPYTDFELPTPLGNTIKVPLRFVMFLGWFHYHPRVLDAWVEQQVPIARDAFAHKSTVSDRAVYIPIPVVMQGNTIAELSSQDMHSTFWDGRQCLLIWGEGGIGKTSLACNMAKWAMADHKDQRLCRHRMIPVLLEQELDFKVPEDKDPFREAIRGQLQALVDSAEPLSDEFIEKLLRQRRILVIVDRLSELSDATRQEIRPGHPDFPANALIVTSRVEETLDGVPKTIVRPMRIEGNRLSSFLEAYLTQCNKRELFKDSEYFDACSQLSKMVGQRNITVLLAKLYAEQMISTKDHDREDNLPDNIPDLMLSYLNELNRNHNEDEPDNPTIHQDSKIIAWECLKQSFRPTPARRETILMELETQLGVDSETAKNHLKHLEKRLRILHTVGPAQDQICFALDPLAECLAALHLVELYGNEAYLWADFLLQADAMPGAPESIQGFLLALRDCCLSRGVDMDIPEFILDELGRRVGLSAELLRRAQVEQRLARLAPKLQDELLDSRLRAIRELSDLGSSAKPVLPALVKAFQDDHWQVRQESIRAVGQIGAEARSAIPALVERIRDPDRRISGEAIAALGKIGTVAIPALISALESKVPHVRSSAAWVLASFESNARIAVPALTRCLQDEDWQVRWVAAYALGAIGSEAKEAVPALIAACKGELSLVRQEASRALWRINGEEASAIVTALS, from the coding sequence ATGGCTACTTCCAATCTACGATCGCTATTCTGGGTCATGCAGCTCAGTGCTTGGTGCGTGATGCCTATTACGCTGATGACGGCTCCCCCGGTCTGGGCCAGTGAGCGACTGGTGGCCGAAGTGCAGAAACTGACCAATGAAGCTAAGCGAGATAAAGCTGTCCAAAAATTGCAACAAGCCGGTTCTGCCGCGATCGAGCCTTTGCTAGAAGTGATCGAAAATCGTAAGGCTCCCCTGAAAAATCGTCTTGCTGCGATCGAGGCCCTGTCGGAACTTGGCTCCGATGCAGAATTAGCGGTGCCCGCCCTCAGTGAAGCCCTCAGCGATCGCAATGCAGAAATTCGGAGTCAAGCCGCGCGCAGCCTAGGGGCGATCGGGCCTAAGGCCAAGGCCGCCGTTCCTGAACTGATTGTGGTGCTGAAGGATCCCAATGAAGGGGTGCGGATTAGCGCGGCCAATGCCCTCAGCCGTATGGGAAATGCGGCCAAACCTGCCGTACCTGCGTTGATTGAGGCGTTGGAAGATTCCAGTCAGGGGGTCAAGTCCAATGCGATTGCGGCGTTGTCTGGACTGGGAAGTGATGCCAAAAGTGCGGTGCCTAAATTGGTTGAGGCGCTGGCGGATAACGATGAAGGAGTGCGGCAAAGTGCAATTACGGCCTTGGGAAGGTTGGGCGCGGATGCCAAAGCGGCAGTCCCTGCCCTGAGCCAAGCGTTGCATGATCCCGATAAGGATATTCGCCTCAGTGCCATTACAGCCCTGGGTCGGATTGGGGGAGAGGCCGGGGGGTCGGTGGAAGAGTTGGTTAAGCTATTGCAAGGCAGCGATCGGGAATTACGGTCCTTTGCGGCGCTCTCCCTGGGGCGCATGGGAGAAGCTGCTGCCCCCGCGATTCCCGATCTGATGAAGGTGTTGGCGGATGCGGATAAGGATGTGCGGTTAAATGCGGCGGCGGCTTTAGGCCGCATCGGCTCCCAGTCCCAAGCAGCGCTGCCAGCCCTGACTGAAACCTTGAAAGATACCAATATGGGTGTGCGGCTGAGTGCGGCCAATGCCCTGAGTCGCATTGCAGGCGGACTCCAGGATGAAGCGACGAAGCTGTCCCGTGAGGAGCTGATGGATGCGATCGAACATCTGGAAAAAATGTTGCCCGTTTTAGAGGATCCTGAGAATGGTTTCAGTGATGAAGTGGTAGTAGCGGTCAAGCGATCGCTCACGGTGTTGAAATCTACAAAGGATTCCCAACTGTTTGAGCGCACCTTAGATTGGGCCAAGGAGAATCCTGCGATCGCCCTGGTGGGGTTATACATTGTGGCCACGCCTGCGTTTTGGCTCTTAATTTTGTTGCTGCGTCCGCTGTGGTTGTTGAAACTCAACGATTTGCTCAAACCCTATACGGATTTTGAATTGCCGACCCCCCTAGGCAACACAATTAAGGTGCCTCTGCGGTTTGTCATGTTTTTGGGCTGGTTCCATTACCATCCTCGGGTGCTGGATGCCTGGGTGGAACAACAAGTGCCGATCGCGCGGGATGCCTTTGCCCACAAGAGTACGGTGAGCGATCGGGCCGTTTATATTCCCATTCCGGTGGTGATGCAGGGCAATACGATCGCGGAACTGAGCAGCCAGGATATGCATTCCACCTTCTGGGATGGGCGGCAATGTTTGCTGATTTGGGGGGAAGGGGGCATTGGCAAAACCAGTTTGGCCTGCAATATGGCGAAGTGGGCTATGGCCGATCACAAAGACCAACGCCTCTGCCGCCATCGCATGATTCCGGTGTTGCTGGAGCAGGAATTGGATTTTAAAGTGCCGGAGGACAAGGATCCCTTCCGGGAAGCGATTCGGGGGCAGTTACAGGCGCTGGTGGATTCGGCGGAACCGCTGTCCGATGAATTCATTGAAAAACTGCTGCGCCAACGCCGCATTTTAGTCATCGTCGATCGCCTTTCGGAACTGAGTGATGCGACGCGGCAGGAGATTCGTCCTGGCCATCCCGATTTTCCGGCCAATGCGTTAATTGTGACGTCGCGGGTGGAGGAAACCTTGGATGGCGTGCCGAAGACGATCGTGCGTCCAATGCGAATTGAAGGCAATCGTCTTTCATCTTTCCTAGAAGCCTATTTGACCCAATGCAATAAACGGGAATTGTTTAAGGATTCGGAATACTTTGACGCCTGTAGCCAGTTGTCCAAAATGGTGGGGCAGCGCAATATTACCGTCTTGCTAGCGAAACTCTATGCTGAGCAAATGATTTCCACCAAGGATCACGATCGGGAGGACAATCTACCGGATAATATTCCTGATTTAATGCTGAGTTACTTAAACGAACTCAACCGGAATCATAACGAAGATGAACCGGATAATCCCACCATTCACCAAGACAGCAAAATTATTGCTTGGGAATGCTTAAAGCAATCTTTCCGTCCGACTCCTGCGCGGCGAGAAACGATTTTGATGGAATTGGAAACGCAGTTGGGAGTGGATAGTGAAACGGCAAAAAATCACTTAAAACATTTAGAAAAACGCTTACGCATTCTGCATACCGTTGGCCCTGCCCAGGATCAAATCTGCTTCGCCCTTGATCCATTGGCAGAATGTTTAGCCGCCCTCCATTTAGTCGAGTTGTATGGGAATGAGGCTTATTTGTGGGCTGACTTTTTGCTGCAAGCGGATGCCATGCCCGGTGCACCAGAAAGCATCCAAGGATTTCTGCTAGCGTTGCGGGATTGTTGTCTTTCCCGTGGCGTCGATATGGATATTCCGGAATTTATTCTGGATGAGCTAGGGCGGCGTGTGGGGTTGAGTGCGGAATTGCTGCGGCGGGCCCAGGTGGAGCAGCGGCTGGCGCGGCTGGCACCGAAGTTGCAGGATGAGTTACTGGACAGTCGCCTGCGGGCAATTCGTGAGCTGAGTGATTTGGGGAGTTCGGCGAAACCGGTGTTACCCGCATTGGTGAAAGCGTTCCAGGATGATCACTGGCAGGTGCGCCAGGAGTCCATTCGTGCCGTGGGTCAGATTGGGGCGGAGGCTCGCAGTGCGATTCCGGCCTTGGTGGAGCGGATTCGGGATCCCGATCGCCGCATTTCGGGAGAGGCGATCGCGGCCCTTGGAAAAATTGGAACGGTGGCGATTCCTGCCTTAATTAGTGCGTTGGAATCCAAGGTGCCCCACGTTCGCAGTAGTGCAGCTTGGGTGCTAGCGAGTTTCGAATCCAATGCCAGAATTGCGGTGCCTGCGCTGACCCGCTGTTTGCAGGATGAAGATTGGCAGGTGCGCTGGGTGGCGGCCTATGCCTTAGGCGCGATCGGGTCGGAGGCTAAGGAGGCAGTTCCGGCACTGATTGCAGCGTGCAAAGGGGAGCTATCCCTCGTGCGGCAGGAGGCCAGTCGGGCCTTGTGGCGGATCAATGGTGAAGAGGCTTCCGCGATCGTGACGGCCCTGAGTTAG
- the pcrA gene encoding DNA helicase PcrA gives MAQFQDFLAHLNPSQRQAVEHFCGPLLVVAGAGSGKTRALTYRIANLVLTHRVDPENILAVTFTNKAAKEMKDRIERLFADQQAQASHGKPLNALPEYEQTKLRSQVYKTITKDLWIGTFHALCCRILRFDIEKYTDEKGRTWTKTFSIFDESDVQSVIKDIIVNKLNLDDKKFEPRNVRYAISNAKNKGLSPAEVEREQPNFRGRVIADVYNHYLDRLAENNALDFDDLIWLPVKLFQQNEQVRDYWHRRFRHILVDEYQDTNRTQYDLLQQLTTNGQSPRKFNDWNHRSIFVVGDADQSIYSFRSADFTILMGFQEDFGDRKADTETQTMVKLEENYRSTANILEMANALIENNTERIDKVLKATRGEGEAVYCHRCEDEVDEAEFVVRQIQSLERTNPELTWGKFALLYRTNAQSRALEESLRRAAVPYKIIGGLRFYDRKEIKDVLAYLRAVANPADTVSLLRVINTPKRGVGKSTIESLVRAATELETSLWQILSDETSVKTLAGRSAKGVLAFSSLIHKYRQRLDQMSASELVQNLLEESGYLDDLKMQGTDEAIDRMENVQELYNAVLQFEEDSEDDRSLTGFLASAALASDLDDKNNEDEVVSLMTLHSSKGLEFPVVFLVGLEQGLFPSYRSLDDPAAIEEERRLCYVGITRAQERLFISYARERRLYGNREPAMPSLFLAELPKELLESNTLSAIPSRLSQGMASGRVASSKTAGKAATSSTFKARNNPPQEWKVGDKLVHEAFGTGQVSHVFGNGSKVNLGVKFPKAGHKIIDPKIAPIRKVQ, from the coding sequence ATGGCTCAGTTTCAGGACTTTTTGGCACACCTCAACCCGTCCCAACGGCAAGCGGTCGAACACTTTTGTGGGCCATTGTTGGTTGTGGCGGGGGCTGGATCTGGCAAAACGCGAGCCTTGACCTATCGTATCGCGAATCTTGTTCTGACCCATCGTGTGGATCCAGAAAATATTCTTGCGGTCACCTTCACCAACAAAGCCGCCAAGGAGATGAAGGATCGGATTGAGCGGTTGTTTGCCGATCAGCAGGCTCAGGCAAGCCATGGCAAACCCTTGAATGCTTTGCCGGAATATGAACAGACCAAGCTGCGATCGCAGGTCTACAAAACCATTACCAAAGACCTGTGGATTGGCACGTTCCATGCCCTCTGCTGCCGAATTCTGCGCTTTGATATTGAGAAGTACACTGACGAAAAAGGTCGGACATGGACGAAAACCTTTTCGATCTTTGATGAATCCGATGTCCAAAGTGTGATTAAAGATATCATTGTTAATAAGCTGAACTTAGACGATAAGAAGTTTGAGCCGCGTAATGTTCGCTACGCCATCAGCAATGCTAAAAACAAAGGACTGTCTCCAGCAGAGGTAGAACGGGAACAGCCGAATTTCCGAGGTCGGGTTATTGCTGATGTGTATAACCATTACCTCGATCGACTGGCGGAAAATAACGCTCTGGACTTTGATGATTTAATTTGGCTTCCGGTAAAGCTATTTCAACAAAATGAACAGGTGCGGGATTACTGGCATCGACGCTTCCGTCACATTTTGGTTGATGAATACCAGGATACGAATCGCACGCAATACGATCTGCTGCAACAATTGACGACCAACGGCCAATCTCCGCGCAAGTTCAACGATTGGAACCACCGATCGATCTTTGTGGTGGGCGATGCAGATCAGTCGATTTACTCCTTTAGATCGGCGGATTTCACCATCCTGATGGGCTTCCAAGAAGACTTCGGCGATCGTAAAGCCGATACGGAAACGCAGACGATGGTGAAGCTGGAGGAAAACTATCGATCGACGGCGAATATCCTGGAAATGGCGAATGCGTTGATTGAGAACAATACCGAACGCATTGATAAAGTCCTCAAGGCTACTCGCGGGGAAGGGGAAGCCGTCTATTGCCATCGCTGTGAGGATGAAGTGGATGAGGCCGAATTTGTGGTGCGGCAAATTCAGAGCTTGGAGCGCACCAATCCAGAGTTGACCTGGGGCAAATTCGCGCTCCTTTATCGCACCAATGCCCAATCCCGCGCCTTGGAAGAATCCCTCCGCCGTGCCGCCGTGCCCTACAAAATCATTGGGGGCCTACGCTTCTACGATCGTAAAGAAATTAAGGATGTGCTGGCCTATTTGCGTGCGGTTGCCAATCCTGCCGATACAGTCAGTTTGCTGCGGGTGATTAATACCCCCAAACGTGGGGTCGGCAAATCCACGATCGAATCGTTAGTCAGAGCCGCCACGGAATTAGAGACATCTTTGTGGCAGATTCTCAGCGATGAAACTTCTGTTAAAACCCTGGCAGGCCGTTCTGCTAAAGGGGTTTTAGCGTTTTCCAGCTTGATTCACAAGTATCGTCAACGGCTTGATCAGATGTCTGCTTCAGAATTGGTGCAAAACTTGTTGGAGGAATCGGGTTACTTAGATGATCTGAAAATGCAGGGCACCGATGAAGCGATCGATCGCATGGAAAACGTGCAGGAGTTATACAACGCAGTCTTGCAATTTGAGGAAGACAGCGAAGACGATCGTAGCTTAACGGGATTTTTGGCCAGTGCGGCCCTCGCATCCGATCTTGACGATAAAAATAACGAAGATGAGGTCGTTTCCCTCATGACGTTGCATTCGTCGAAGGGGTTGGAATTTCCGGTGGTCTTTCTGGTGGGATTGGAACAGGGGCTATTCCCCAGTTATCGATCGCTGGATGATCCCGCCGCGATCGAAGAAGAACGGCGGCTGTGTTATGTGGGCATTACCCGTGCTCAGGAACGACTGTTTATCTCCTATGCGCGGGAACGGCGGCTCTATGGCAACCGGGAACCAGCAATGCCATCACTCTTTCTTGCGGAATTACCTAAGGAATTACTGGAAAGCAATACGCTGTCAGCGATCCCGTCCCGGCTGAGTCAGGGAATGGCATCGGGGCGGGTTGCTAGCAGTAAAACCGCTGGCAAGGCTGCAACTAGCTCAACCTTCAAAGCTCGGAACAATCCCCCCCAGGAATGGAAGGTGGGCGATAAGTTAGTCCATGAGGCGTTTGGGACAGGTCAGGTGAGCCATGTGTTTGGCAATGGTAGCAAGGTGAATTTAGGGGTGAAGTTTCCTAAAGCTGGACACAAGATTATTGATCCGAAGATTGCGCCAATTCGCAAGGTGCAGTAA
- a CDS encoding IscS subfamily cysteine desulfurase — MPDRPIYLDCHATTPVDDRVFEAMKPFFTEFFGNPASVTHQYGWEAEAAVNQSRTTLADAIGATPEEIIFTSGATEANNLAIKGIAEAYYSQGKHIVTVATEHNAVLDPCRYLQTLGFEITILPVQSDGLLDLAQLEAALRSDTILVSVMVANNEIGVVQPIADIGQICHDRQIIFHTDAAQAIGKIPLNVQSLQVDLMSLTAHKVYGPKGIGALYVRRRHPRVTLAPQLHGGGHERGLRSGTLYPPQIVGFAKAVDLALATLPEEAQRLRQLRDRLWAQLQSLAGVHLNGHPEQRLPGNLNLSIAGVDSAALLVALQSTIAISSGSACTSAKIAPSHVLTALGLTDDLAFASLRFGIGRFNTEAEIDRAAQAVITAVNTLRNNAINTPHSDAINTAINSPPD; from the coding sequence ATGCCCGATCGTCCGATCTACCTTGACTGCCACGCCACAACACCCGTAGACGATCGTGTCTTTGAGGCGATGAAACCCTTTTTTACAGAGTTTTTTGGCAATCCCGCCAGCGTGACCCATCAGTATGGCTGGGAGGCCGAAGCCGCCGTCAACCAGTCAAGGACAACCCTCGCAGATGCGATCGGCGCAACCCCCGAGGAAATTATTTTCACCAGCGGTGCAACGGAAGCGAATAACCTGGCAATTAAGGGCATTGCCGAAGCGTATTACAGCCAAGGCAAACACATTGTCACCGTTGCCACGGAACACAATGCTGTGCTTGATCCCTGTCGGTATTTGCAAACCTTAGGCTTTGAAATCACCATTCTGCCAGTGCAATCCGATGGCTTGCTAGATTTAGCGCAATTGGAAGCCGCCTTGCGATCGGACACCATTCTCGTGTCGGTCATGGTAGCGAATAACGAAATTGGGGTTGTGCAACCGATCGCTGACATCGGCCAAATCTGCCACGATCGCCAAATCATCTTCCACACTGACGCCGCCCAAGCGATCGGGAAAATCCCCCTCAACGTACAAAGTCTGCAAGTGGATTTGATGTCCCTGACAGCCCATAAGGTCTACGGCCCCAAGGGCATCGGAGCCTTGTACGTGCGGCGACGCCATCCACGAGTCACCCTAGCCCCCCAACTCCACGGCGGGGGCCACGAACGGGGCCTCAGATCGGGCACACTTTACCCGCCCCAAATTGTTGGGTTTGCCAAGGCCGTGGACCTTGCCCTAGCCACCTTACCGGAGGAAGCCCAACGCCTCCGCCAACTCCGCGATCGCCTGTGGGCCCAATTACAATCCTTGGCAGGTGTGCACCTCAACGGTCATCCTGAGCAACGCCTACCGGGAAATTTAAATCTCAGCATTGCTGGAGTGGACAGCGCAGCATTACTCGTAGCATTGCAATCCACGATCGCCATTTCCTCCGGTTCCGCTTGCACCTCCGCTAAAATTGCCCCCTCCCACGTCCTCACAGCCTTAGGTCTGACGGATGACCTCGCCTTTGCATCCCTGCGCTTTGGCATTGGTCGATTTAACACCGAAGCTGAGATCGATCGGGCAGCCCAAGCAGTGATCACAGCAGTCAACACACTGCGTAATAATGCAATCAACACACCGCACAGTGATGCAATCAACACCGCAATCAACAGCCCCCCTGACTGA
- a CDS encoding WecB/TagA/CpsF family glycosyltransferase — MSNSPQQKHPDRFSVLGLPVHLLPNYANWLADRLRHRQGCHVVTLNAEMTMQAEQNPTLANIIHQADLVIPDGAGIVLYLKLYGKTTQRCPGIELAATLLRHVASSGDSVFFYGGAPAVAEQAAINWQHQLPGLQIAGSQHGYLQGEEMAAFREQLRSLQPRIIYVGLGVPRQELWIAEHRHLCPEAIWIGVGGSFDIWAGTKDRAPAWLRDNHLEWVYRLYQEPWRWKRMLALPQFAWRSLVYRMTGRNPVSRELR, encoded by the coding sequence ATGTCCAACTCCCCCCAACAAAAGCACCCCGATCGCTTTTCTGTGCTCGGGTTGCCCGTGCATCTCCTCCCCAACTACGCCAACTGGTTGGCCGATCGCCTACGCCATCGCCAAGGTTGCCATGTCGTCACGCTGAATGCGGAAATGACCATGCAGGCCGAGCAGAATCCGACCTTGGCGAACATCATTCATCAAGCGGATTTGGTGATTCCCGATGGGGCGGGCATTGTGCTTTACCTCAAGCTCTATGGCAAAACCACCCAACGCTGCCCCGGCATTGAACTCGCAGCCACCCTCCTGCGCCATGTAGCCTCGTCTGGCGATTCAGTCTTTTTCTATGGCGGTGCGCCTGCGGTGGCGGAACAGGCCGCAATCAATTGGCAACACCAACTGCCCGGATTACAGATCGCTGGCAGCCAGCATGGCTACCTCCAGGGTGAAGAAATGGCTGCGTTCCGGGAACAATTACGATCGCTACAACCGCGCATCATCTACGTCGGGCTGGGCGTACCGCGTCAGGAACTGTGGATTGCTGAACACCGTCACCTCTGTCCAGAGGCCATTTGGATTGGGGTGGGTGGCAGTTTTGACATTTGGGCAGGCACCAAGGATCGCGCCCCCGCTTGGCTCCGGGACAATCACCTAGAGTGGGTGTATCGCCTGTATCAGGAACCCTGGCGTTGGAAGCGGATGTTAGCATTACCGCAGTTTGCTTGGCGATCGCTGGTGTACCGAATGACCGGACGCAACCCCGTCAGCCGTGAATTGCGATAG
- a CDS encoding universal stress protein, producing MSFRRVLVALDHSSKDDWVFGRAIDQVHPQASHLLITHTVKTDRDVQATMPTSLDIRNAQDAQSMYDTLRRVQQHRLEHELKKARQWIDLYLQQAIAKGVATQVACQMGNPELKICQLADQWKADLIVIGHRENQGVRQVGMNSVSQYILQHASCSVLVVHEMVQTVDWPEAETATSSHPQSPTVATHAYPDPASLSSYSSYQVNA from the coding sequence ATGAGCTTTCGCCGCGTTTTAGTTGCTTTGGATCACTCCAGTAAGGATGATTGGGTGTTTGGTCGCGCGATCGATCAGGTGCATCCCCAGGCTAGTCATTTGTTAATTACCCATACGGTCAAAACCGATCGCGATGTGCAGGCGACGATGCCCACGTCTCTCGATATTCGCAATGCCCAGGATGCGCAGTCGATGTACGATACGCTGCGACGGGTGCAACAACATCGCCTAGAACATGAATTGAAAAAAGCGCGACAATGGATCGATCTCTATCTTCAGCAGGCGATCGCCAAAGGGGTTGCCACGCAGGTGGCTTGCCAAATGGGGAATCCAGAGTTGAAAATTTGTCAGCTTGCCGATCAATGGAAAGCGGACTTAATTGTGATTGGCCATCGCGAAAACCAAGGGGTGCGTCAGGTGGGTATGAATAGTGTCAGTCAATATATTCTGCAACATGCATCTTGTTCGGTGTTGGTGGTGCATGAAATGGTGCAGACGGTTGATTGGCCGGAGGCTGAGACTGCGACGAGCAGCCATCCGCAATCTCCAACCGTGGCGACCCATGCCTATCCTGACCCAGCGTCTTTGTCGTCTTACTCCAGTTATCAGGTAAATGCGTAA
- the dprA gene encoding DNA-processing protein DprA — protein MQERAYWLAWREVAGVGDVLLNRLREYFGDLQTAWEATAAELLNVEGIGLLTADRIVQDRRDLHPIELLRAYEQSNPQFWTPSDPDYPPLLQEIPDKPAVLHYLGNPHLLANLATAPGIAIVGTRNPSDYGKRWTHRISKLLSQNNFTILSGLADGIDAIAHQACLEAQGSTIAVLGTGVDQIYPASNRQLYRQILDRGLLLSEYPHGTKPDKAHFPRRNRIVAGLSRAILVMEAGEKSGALITARLGNECGREVYALAGNLDNPQAEGCINLISQGAQIIPKPEKLLTLLGALPGIDYTTLATVQSASAPSSSSASVMASVDLTTLEPMLRTILEMLIEMDGSVPIDCLVQQTQLPTGDVSSALLQLELMGVVHQDPGMRYRVV, from the coding sequence GTGCAGGAGCGGGCGTACTGGTTGGCTTGGCGGGAAGTTGCAGGGGTGGGGGATGTGTTGCTCAACCGGCTGCGCGAGTATTTTGGGGATTTGCAGACGGCTTGGGAGGCAACGGCAGCGGAATTGTTAAACGTGGAGGGCATTGGCCTCCTGACCGCCGATCGCATTGTGCAGGATCGCCGCGATCTGCACCCGATCGAACTTCTCCGGGCCTATGAGCAAAGCAATCCCCAGTTCTGGACGCCTAGCGATCCAGACTATCCTCCGCTGTTACAGGAAATTCCAGATAAGCCTGCGGTGTTGCATTATTTAGGCAATCCCCACCTGCTGGCTAACCTCGCAACTGCGCCTGGAATTGCCATTGTGGGCACGCGCAACCCATCGGATTACGGTAAACGCTGGACTCACCGCATTAGTAAACTGCTCAGCCAGAACAACTTTACGATTTTGTCGGGGTTGGCGGATGGCATTGACGCGATCGCCCATCAGGCTTGCTTAGAGGCGCAGGGATCGACGATTGCAGTGCTCGGAACGGGGGTTGATCAAATTTATCCTGCGAGTAACCGCCAGTTGTATCGGCAAATCCTCGATCGGGGACTGCTGCTGAGTGAATATCCCCACGGAACCAAGCCGGATAAAGCCCATTTTCCCCGCCGCAACCGCATTGTCGCGGGTCTTAGCCGAGCGATTTTAGTCATGGAAGCTGGTGAAAAGTCCGGTGCCCTGATTACTGCTCGCTTGGGGAATGAGTGTGGACGGGAAGTCTATGCCCTGGCAGGCAATCTGGATAATCCCCAAGCTGAAGGTTGCATTAACTTGATCTCCCAAGGGGCGCAAATTATCCCGAAACCGGAGAAGTTGTTAACCCTACTGGGGGCGTTACCGGGAATTGATTACACAACATTAGCGACAGTGCAAAGTGCATCAGCACCAAGTTCATCTTCAGCGTCAGTGATGGCTTCTGTTGATTTAACGACTTTAGAACCGATGCTGAGAACGATTCTGGAAATGCTGATTGAGATGGATGGCTCAGTGCCGATCGATTGCTTGGTTCAGCAAACGCAATTGCCGACGGGAGATGTGAGTAGTGCTCTTTTACAGTTGGAACTCATGGGTGTGGTGCATCAAGATCCTGGAATGCGCTATCGCGTGGTGTGA